The following proteins come from a genomic window of Salvia hispanica cultivar TCC Black 2014 chromosome 4, UniMelb_Shisp_WGS_1.0, whole genome shotgun sequence:
- the LOC125222358 gene encoding zinc finger CCCH domain-containing protein 18-like isoform X1 yields MDSSEATKVVIKRISSLEPEHVAKKIIGYMYFQELSDQEMIRLALGPDTLIHNLIQKAKTARLLASSQVTSPPISPTIINPDPSFQFAPFQSVSPRPFPSPPAFRRMEPYWDPQLPVEQPAKQNAPFYPDYIGLEDPLDVVVKPNDYYFHEAALNSLSGRGGGSSSNLMDFPVKTCHYFIKGICKHGSNCRYYHGELFLESHPHASFGLSSYDIAGDEGFLPGSLEKLELEITELLKLRRGHPVSIASLPMLYYDKYGKTLQAEGYLTESQRHGKAGYSLTKLLARLRNSIRLIDRPHGQHAVILAEDAAKYLDIRAERNDPGPIVSGSRQIYLTFPAESTFTEEDVSDYFSNYGQVQDVRIPCQQKRMFGFVTFATTDTVRLILSKGNPHYVRGARVLVKPYREKAKLVERKYLENFDHPVFFQPHPADIDSDFLTGSSRLFPRELMEEQERVVELEATHLSQLQLASRQFNDLLDVLPLGSDQESSSQGVGLPDSPFASAVGSSISAVI; encoded by the exons ATGGATTCTTCCGAGGCTACAAAGGTTGTAATCAAGAGGATTTCGAGCCTCGAGCCGGAGCATGTTGCGAAGAAGATAATAGGATACATGTATTTTCAAGAGCTTTCTGACCAGGAGATGATTAGATTAGCCTTAGGCCCTGATACCTTAATCCATAACTTGATACAGAAAGCTAAAACCGCGCGCTTATTAGCTTCATCACAAGTTACTTCACCTCCAATTTCCCCTACTATCATCAATCCAGACCCTTCATTTCAGTTTGCTCCCTTCCAATCAGTTTCACCTCGTCCCTTTCCATCCCCACCTGCATTTCGGAGGATGGAGCCTTACTGGGATCCTCAACTCCCCGTTGAGCAACCAGCAAAGCAGAATGCCCCTTTCTACCCTGACTATATAGGATTGGAGGATCCATTAGATGTCGTTGTGAAGCCAAATGATTACTATTTCCACGAAGCAGCACTCAACAGTTTGAGTGGTAGGGGCGGTGGCAGCTCTTCTAACTTGATGGATTTTCCTGTCAAAACTTGTCATTACTTCATCAAAGGCATTTGCAAGCATGGCAGTAACTGTAGGTATTACCATGGGGAGTTGTTTCTGGAGAGTCATCCCCATGCTTCTTTTGGTCTTAGTTCATACGATATAGCTGGAGACGAGGGGTTCTTACCGGGGTCACTTGAGAAGCTTGAGTTAGAAATTACTGAGCTCTTGAAATTGAGAAGGGGGCATCCGGTTTCCATTGCTTCTCTGCCAATGCTGTACTATGACAAATATGGGAAAACTTTGCAAGCTGAAGGGTACTTGACTGAGAGCCAGAGACATGGTAAAGCCGGTTACAGCTTGACAAAACTTCTAGCTCGGCTGAGAAACAGTATTCGTCTCATAGACAG GCCTCATGGGCAGCATGCTGTGATCCTTGCTGAGGATGCTGCGAAGTATTTGGATATTCGTGCTGAAAGAAATGATCCTGGCCCAATTGTCAGTGGCTCGCGCCAaatttatttgacctttccagcTGAGAGCACCTTCACTGAAGAAGATGTTTCTGACTACTTCAG TAACTATGGACAAGTGCAGGATGTGAGGATCCCGTGCCAGCAGAAACGAATGTTTGGTTTTGTAACTTTTGCCACTACAGACACTGTGAGGCTGATTTTGTCCAAGGGAAACCCCCATTACGTGCGTGGTGCCCGTGTTCTTGTTAAACCCTATAGAGAAAAGGCAAAGCTTGTCGAGAG GAAATACTTGGAAAATTTTGATCATCCCGTTTTCTTCCAGCCACACCCTGCAGATATAGACTCAGATTTTCTAACAG GTTCATCAAGGTTATTCCCACGTGAGCTAATGGAAGAACAGGAACGCGTAGTTGAACTTGAGGCAACACACCTTTCGCAGCTCCAGTTAGCTAGCAGACAGTTCAACGATCTGTTGGACGTTTTGCCACTCGGCAGTGATCAGGAGAG CAGCAGTCAAGGAGTTGGTCTGCCCGATAGCCCATTCGCCTCGGCGGTGGGCAGCAGCATTTCAGCAGTTATATAG
- the LOC125222358 gene encoding zinc finger CCCH domain-containing protein 18-like isoform X2 has protein sequence MDSSEATKVVIKRISSLEPEHVAKKIIGYMYFQELSDQEMIRLALGPDTLIHNLIQKAKTARLLASSQVTSPPISPTIINPDPSFQFAPFQSVSPRPFPSPPAFRRMEPYWDPQLPVEQPAKQNAPFYPDYIGLEDPLDVVVKPNDYYFHEAALNSLSGRGGGSSSNLMDFPVKTCHYFIKGICKHGSNCRYYHGELFLESHPHASFGLSSYDIAGDEGFLPGSLEKLELEITELLKLRRGHPVSIASLPMLYYDKYGKTLQAEGYLTESQRHGKAGYSLTKLLARLRNSIRLIDRPHGQHAVILAEDAAKYLDIRAERNDPGPIVSGSRQIYLTFPAESTFTEEDVSDYFSNYGQVQDVRIPCQQKRMFGFVTFATTDTVRLILSKGNPHYVRGARVLVKPYREKAKLVERKYLENFDHPVFFQPHPADIDSDFLTGSSRLFPRELMEEQERVVELEATHLSQLQLASRQFNDLLDVLPLGSDQESSQGVGLPDSPFASAVGSSISAVI, from the exons ATGGATTCTTCCGAGGCTACAAAGGTTGTAATCAAGAGGATTTCGAGCCTCGAGCCGGAGCATGTTGCGAAGAAGATAATAGGATACATGTATTTTCAAGAGCTTTCTGACCAGGAGATGATTAGATTAGCCTTAGGCCCTGATACCTTAATCCATAACTTGATACAGAAAGCTAAAACCGCGCGCTTATTAGCTTCATCACAAGTTACTTCACCTCCAATTTCCCCTACTATCATCAATCCAGACCCTTCATTTCAGTTTGCTCCCTTCCAATCAGTTTCACCTCGTCCCTTTCCATCCCCACCTGCATTTCGGAGGATGGAGCCTTACTGGGATCCTCAACTCCCCGTTGAGCAACCAGCAAAGCAGAATGCCCCTTTCTACCCTGACTATATAGGATTGGAGGATCCATTAGATGTCGTTGTGAAGCCAAATGATTACTATTTCCACGAAGCAGCACTCAACAGTTTGAGTGGTAGGGGCGGTGGCAGCTCTTCTAACTTGATGGATTTTCCTGTCAAAACTTGTCATTACTTCATCAAAGGCATTTGCAAGCATGGCAGTAACTGTAGGTATTACCATGGGGAGTTGTTTCTGGAGAGTCATCCCCATGCTTCTTTTGGTCTTAGTTCATACGATATAGCTGGAGACGAGGGGTTCTTACCGGGGTCACTTGAGAAGCTTGAGTTAGAAATTACTGAGCTCTTGAAATTGAGAAGGGGGCATCCGGTTTCCATTGCTTCTCTGCCAATGCTGTACTATGACAAATATGGGAAAACTTTGCAAGCTGAAGGGTACTTGACTGAGAGCCAGAGACATGGTAAAGCCGGTTACAGCTTGACAAAACTTCTAGCTCGGCTGAGAAACAGTATTCGTCTCATAGACAG GCCTCATGGGCAGCATGCTGTGATCCTTGCTGAGGATGCTGCGAAGTATTTGGATATTCGTGCTGAAAGAAATGATCCTGGCCCAATTGTCAGTGGCTCGCGCCAaatttatttgacctttccagcTGAGAGCACCTTCACTGAAGAAGATGTTTCTGACTACTTCAG TAACTATGGACAAGTGCAGGATGTGAGGATCCCGTGCCAGCAGAAACGAATGTTTGGTTTTGTAACTTTTGCCACTACAGACACTGTGAGGCTGATTTTGTCCAAGGGAAACCCCCATTACGTGCGTGGTGCCCGTGTTCTTGTTAAACCCTATAGAGAAAAGGCAAAGCTTGTCGAGAG GAAATACTTGGAAAATTTTGATCATCCCGTTTTCTTCCAGCCACACCCTGCAGATATAGACTCAGATTTTCTAACAG GTTCATCAAGGTTATTCCCACGTGAGCTAATGGAAGAACAGGAACGCGTAGTTGAACTTGAGGCAACACACCTTTCGCAGCTCCAGTTAGCTAGCAGACAGTTCAACGATCTGTTGGACGTTTTGCCACTCGGCAGTGATCAGGAGAG CAGTCAAGGAGTTGGTCTGCCCGATAGCCCATTCGCCTCGGCGGTGGGCAGCAGCATTTCAGCAGTTATATAG
- the LOC125223631 gene encoding transcription termination factor MTERF9, chloroplastic, whose amino-acid sequence MAISSLSTAALNHRSLSHASSLLYLAASLLQSPAPRLTYATRVASSHSNPKILKSNRRSRHGHPLSPYDTDDDARAANSDELRDEEDDNWSSDDEFGDIEISETDRQRLKLKNETLNGQGRTRHIGKNWDLESSSPARNLAKRPRKSVARNVKYTAEKIDGDGVSSTLNSKVKEVESSAKNRFGHLSEELDLDERYFPLLNYLSSFGLKERHFLQMYERHMPSLQINVESAEERLEYLLSIGVKHRDIQKIILRQPQILQYTVENNLKAHVAFLCSLGIPSSRIGQIIAATPSLFSYSVENSLKPTVKYLKDEIGIQEKDISKVVQLSPQILVQRIDSTWKTRLDFLMKELDAPRQSIVKMVTKHPQLLHYSIEDGLLPRINFLRSIGMQNSEILKVLTSLTQVFSLSLEANLKPKYKYLVNELQNEVHSLTKYPTYLSLSLDQRIRPRHRFLVSLKKAPKGPFPLSSFVPTDESFCRQWAGTSVDKYLDFRQRLLLKDLAKKYERQ is encoded by the exons ATGGCTATTTCATCCCTCTCCACTGCCGCGCTCAACCACCGCTCCCTGTCCCACgcctcttctctcctctacctCGCCGCCTCCCTCCTCCAATCCCCCGCTCCAAGACTCACCTACGCTACCCGAGTCGCCTCCTCGCATTCCAATCCtaagattttgaagtccaaccGCCGCTCCAGGCACGGCCACCCCCTCTCGCCCTACGACACCGATGACGATGCCCGCGCCGCTAATTCCGATGAACTCCGCGATGAGGAGGATGACAATTGGTCGTCCGat GATGAATTTGGAGATATTGAAATTTCTGAGACTGATAGACAGAGGTTAAagttgaaaaatgaaactctCAATGGACAAG GCAGAACCAGGCACATAGGGAAAAATTGGGATTTGGAATCGTCCAGCCCCGCACGCAATCTTGCAAAACGGCCAAGAAAGTCTGTTGCGAGGAATGTCAAATATACTGCGGAAAAAATAGATGGAGATGGTGTTTCTTCAACATTGAATTCCAAAGTTAAG GAAGTAGAAAGTTCCGCTAAGAACAGATTTGGTCATTTGTCAGAGGAGCTAGACTTAGACGAAAGATATTTTCCCCTTCTCAATTACTTGAGCAGTTTCGGACTCAAGGAACGCCACTTCCTCCAGATGTATGAGAGGCACATGCCTTCTCTACAGATAAATGTTGAATCAGCTGAGGAAAGATTGGAATACTTGTTGAGTATCGGTGTTAAGCATAGAGatattcaaaagataattttgAGACAGCCTCAAATATTGCAGTACACTGTGGAAAACAATCTAAAGGCTCATGTTGCCTTTTTATGTAGCTTGGGCATTCCATCGTCTCGAATAGGGCAAATAATTGCTGCCACTCCCTCATTGTTCTCTTACAGTGTCGaaaattccttaaaacccACAGTCAAGTATTTGAAAGATGAGATAGGAATCCAGGAGAAAGACATCAGTAAGGTTGTGCAGTTAAGTCCTCAAATCCTGGTTCAACGGATAGATAGTACATGGAAAACACGGCTTGATTTTCTTATGAAAGAGTTGGATGCTCCTAGACAGAGTATCGTGAAGATGGTCACCAAGCATCCTCAACTCCTCCACTACAGCATTGAAGATGGCTTGCTCCCCAGAATCAATTTCTTACGAAGTATTGGAATGCAAAATTCAGAGATACTGAAAGTATTAACCAGCCTTACACAG GTATTCTCACTTTCACTGGAGGCAAATCTGAAGCCTAAATACAAGTATTTGGTCAACGAACTTCAGAATGAAGTCCATTCTCTGACCAAATATCCAACATACCTTAGCTTGTCTTTGGACCAACGGATCAGACCTCGTCATCGCTTCCTGGTTTCGTTGAAGAAAGCTCCGAAAGGGCCATTCCCTTTGAGCTCATTTGTCCCAACTGATGAATCCTTTTGCCGGCAATGGGCAGGAACTAGCGTAGACAAGTATCTGGATTTTCGGCAGAGGTTACTGCTGAAAGATTTAGCAAAGAAATATGAAAGGCAGTAA
- the LOC125185690 gene encoding uncharacterized protein LOC125185690: MNTEITSAAKPEYPVIDRNPPFTKTVSNFNTLDYLRLSTITGVSVVVGYLSGIKPGIRGPSMVTGGLIGVMGGFMYAYQNSCGRLMGFFPNEGEVAKYKKK, encoded by the exons ATGAACACTGAAATTACGTCGGCGGCCAAGCCGGAGTACCCGGTCATTGATCGCAATCCTCCATTCACTAAGACCGTCTCCAATTTCAACACCCTCGACTACCTCCGCCTCTCCACCATCACCGGCGTCTCCGTCGTCGTCGGCTACCTCTCCG GGATCAAGCCTGGGATTCGTGGACCGTCGATGGTGACGGGCGGTCTGATTGGAGTGATGGGAGGGTTTATGTACGCCTACCAAAATTCATGCGGCAGGCTCATGGGATTTTTCCCCAATGAAGGCGAGGTTGCCAAGTACAAGAAGAAGTGA
- the LOC125217907 gene encoding probable WRKY transcription factor 20: MEDRHHSLPQYSHPHSQLSENVPPHVTSAHDHVTDVGGSTNGARYRLMSPAKLPISRSTSITIPPGLSPTSFLESPVLLSNIKAEPSPTTGSFFKPQLMQASGGNAAILLEKNFASGNAVEERTSSDFEFRFHTGVSTTSGLSSAAMSIPAGINRNGLVNHQDQRYSQSAIPSSSAPQCLGVARQDSSVYDSIDESKQGAQSNTGTQASVSEHKDSSSSVSADRTSEDGYNWRKYGQKLVKGSEFPRSYYKCTYPNCEVKKIFERSPSGHITEIVYKGSHDHLKPQSARRHNPGGLTSIQEDKSDKEDKMNTNNMEQNGSPMLSPLQTNEDGLDGSGSQFQGQNDDAEDDDPYLKRRKMEDGIDVTPVVKPIREPRVVVQTVSEVDILDDGYRWRKYGQKVVRGNPNPRSYYKCTNAGCPVRKHVERASHDPKAVITTYEGKHNHDVPIARNSSHELAGTAPYAGTSKMRAHDSGSSISLDLGVGIGRAGEHKREEGLDGEGGRRQNNPIYEIVNGGLNLYGNPTDMAAKCALSG, from the exons ATGGAAGACCGCCATCACTCACTGCCTCAGTACTCCCACCCCCACTCTCAGCTCTCGGAGAATGTTCCACCTCACGTGACCTCAGCTCACGATCACGTGACCGATGTCGGCGGATCCACCAACGGAGCTAGGTACCGCCTCATGTCGCCTGCGAAGCTCCCGATCTCTAGGTCTACTTCCATCACTATTCCTCCCGGCCTCAGTCCGACGTCCTTCCTCGAGTCACCCGTTCTCCTCTCCAACATTAAG GCTGAGCCTTCTCCCACCACAGGTTCCTTTTTCAAGCCTCAGTTGATGCAAGCATCTGGTGGTAATGCTGCAATTCTATTAGAGAAAAATTTCGCCAGTGGTAATGCTGTAGAGGAAAGAACTTCCAGTGATTTCGAGTTTAGGTTTCACACTGGAGTTAGTACCACATCAGGATTATCGTCTGCAGCGATGTCG ATTCCTGCAGGAATTAATCGAAACGGACTAGTCAATCATCAAGATCAGCGATATTCTCAGTCTGCTATACCCTCTTCTTCAGCACCACAATGTCTTGGAGTAGCTCGACAGGATTCATCTGTGTATGATAGTATTGATGAATCAAAGCAAGGAGCTCAGTCCAATACAGGTACACAAGCTTCAGTTTCTGAGCATAAAGATAGCAGCTCGTCAGTCTCAGCTGATAGAACATCAGAAGATGGGTATAACTGGAGAAAATATGGGCAGAAACTGGTTAAAGGAAGCGAGTTTCCACGAAGTTACTACAAATGTACCTACCCTAACTGTGaggtgaaaaaaatatttgaacgGTCTCCAAGTGGACATATTACAGAAATTGTGTACAAGGGTTCACATGATCATCTGAAACCTCAGAGTGCACGTCGGCACAATCCTGGGGGTCTTACGTCCATTCAAGAGGATAAATCGGACAAGGAGG ACAAGATGAACACCAATAATATGGAGCAAAATGGTTCTCCCATGTTGTCACCTCTGCAAACAAATGAGGATGGATTAGATGGTTCTGGCTCACAGTTTCAGGGCCAAAATGATGATGCTGAAGATGATGATCCTTACTTAAAACGGAG AAAAATGGAGGATGGTATTGATGTTACACCAGTTGTTAAACCCATTCGTGAACCACGAGTTGTGGTTCAAACTGTGAGTGAGGTTGATATACTGGATGATGGATATCGCTGGCGCAAGTATGGCCAGAAAGTTGTCCGAGGAAACCCCAATCCTAG GAGCTACTACAAGTGCACGAATGCAGGATGCCCAGTGAGGAAGCATGTGGAGAGGGCATCTCATGACCCGAAAGCTGTTATAACAACGTATGAGGGGAAGCACAACCATGATGTCCCAATTGCACGAAACAGCAGTCATGAACTTGCTGGGACTGCGCCATATGCAGGAACATCCAAGATGAGGGCGCATGACAGTGGCAGTTCGATTAGCCTTGACCTCGGTGTTGGAATCGGGCGAGCAGGTGAGCACAAAAGGGAGGAAGGGTTGGATGGTGAGGGTGGACGACGCCAAAATAATCCAATCTATGAAATTGTAAATGGTGGGCTGAATCTATACGGAAATCCAa CTGACATGGCTGCCAAGTGTGCATTGAGTGGATGA